The Salvia miltiorrhiza cultivar Shanhuang (shh) chromosome 1, IMPLAD_Smil_shh, whole genome shotgun sequence genome has a window encoding:
- the LOC130998412 gene encoding subtilisin-like protease SBT3 — MQLPFSISVILLSFFLWANHASSEKYTYIVRMDKSSMPKAFLSHHSWYSSLLKSAKSVDPASLAADKSVAKLIYTYDHAFHGFSAVLSREELQILKKSGGFLSASVDNVVTPDTTHSVKFLGLNTAAGLWPASQYGKDVIIGIIDSGIWPESPSFKDDGMTDIPAGWKGICQESPDFNSSLCNKKLIGARYFDAGTREADPGREFTSARDTDGHGSHCASIAAGNFVDGVSFFGYAPGTARGVAPRARIAAYKSGSYESDTLAAIDQAVADGVHIISISLAYESSDLFQNPIAAATFGARGKGVVVCKSAGNSGPSIATMFGGGTPWEVVVASGTVDRWFAGTITLGNGETITGFTMFPARASVYNVPLIYNETVSPCNSAELLSQSFLTRIVVCNITDETVGFDSLMGYLSDSNVAAAIIISEDSSILRSNEFRFPGAVITPREAVKLINYATTSATPNATIEFQQTIIGAVPRAAPALSASSSRGPSQGYQEILKPDIMAPGVLILAAYSPLSNSRPRIGNNIFLSTDYSLESGTSMAAPHIAGVAALLKAAHPEWSPAAIQSAMMTTANHLDSTKQPIKDQAFDRVASPLGIGSGQVDPNRALDPGLIYDSSPQDLANLVCSMNYTREQIRAIIRSSYNCSNPSSDLNYPSFIALFNFDQRGLTLTKTFKRTVTNVGNGAATYRMKLEKPENATVRVSPTTLVFRKKYAKQSYSLSIRFTGDIDSTYRQGSLTWIEDTGKYTVRSPIVISGGVDNYG; from the coding sequence ATGCAGCTTCCTTTTTCAATTTCTGTGATTCTCTTGTCATTTTTTCTTTGGGCTAATCATGCTTCATCAGAAAAATATACTTACATTGTCCGCATGGACAAATCCTCCATGCCTAAGGCATTCTTGAGTCACCATTCTTGGTATTCTTCCCTTCTCAAATCAGCAAAATCAGTTGATCCGGCATCACTAGCCGCCGACAAATCCGTAGCGAAGCTTATCTACACCTACGACCATGCCTTCCACGGCTTCAGCGCTGTATTGTCGAGAGAAGAATTGCAGATTCTAAAGAAATCAGGCGGGTTCCTTTCCGCGTCCGTGGACAATGTTGTCACTCCCGACACCACACATTCTGTCAAGTTCCTTGGCCTCAACACTGCCGCCGGACTCTGGCCTGCTTCCCAGTACGGAAAAGATGTGATCATAGGCATCATCGACAGTGGCATCTGGCCGGAGAGTCCGAGCTTCAAGGATGACGGTATGACCGACATTCCTGCGGGGTGGAAAGGAATCTGCCAAGAAAGCCCAGATTTCAATTCATCCCTTTGCAACAAGAAGCTGATTGGAGCCAGATACTTCGACGCTGGAACTCGAGAAGCAGACCCGGGCAGAGAATTCACTTCGGCGAGGGACACCGATGGTCATGGTAGCCACTGCGCGTCCATTGCAGCCGGGAACTTCGTGGACGGCGTTTCCTTCTTCGGGTACGCCCCAGGAACTGCAAGGGGAGTTGCTCCGCGAGCTAGAATCGCAGCCTACAAGAGCGGAAGCTATGAATCTGACACCTTAGCAGCCATCGACCAGGCCGTCGCCGATGGAGTCCATATAATATCCATATCCTTAGCTTACGAATCATCTGATCTCTTCCAGAATCCTATTGCAGCAGCAACCTTCGGAGCTAGGGGGAAGGGCGTCGTGGTGTGTAAGTCCGCAGGAAATAGCGGCCCGAGCATCGCGACCATGTTTGGAGGCGGGACCCCTTgggaggtggtggtggcgtcTGGGACTGTTGATAGGTGGTTTGCAGGGACTATCACTCTCGGAAATGGCGAAACCATCACTGGATTTACCATGTTTCCTGCAAGGGCCTCTGTATACAACGTGCCTCTCATCTATAATGAGACCGTGTCTCCCTGCAACTCAGCTGAATTATTGTCACAGTCGTTTCTGACCCGAATTGTTGTTTGCAATATAACAGACGAAACCGTAGGCTTTGATTCCTTAATGGGATATCTTTCCGATTCCAACGTCGCAGCAGCTATTATCATTTCGGAAGATAGCAGCATACTTAGATCAAATGAGTTTCGTTTTCCGGGAGCCGTAATCACCCCGAGAGAAGCCGTAAAATTGATCAATTACGCAACAACTAGTGCTACACCAAACGCAACTATAGAGTTCCAGCAAACAATAATTGGGGCAGTACCACGGGCAGCTCCCGCCTTATCGGCATCCTCATCTAGAGGCCCTTCGCAGGGCTACCAGGAGATCTTGAAGCCCGACATTATGGCGCCGGGAGTGCTAATTCTTGCCGCATACAGTCCTCTCTCGAATTCAAGACCACGAATTGGTAACAACATCTTCCTGTCCACCGATTACTCTCTCGAGTCGGGCACATCGATGGCCGCCCCTCACATCGCCGGAGTCGCCGCGCTTCTCAAAGCTGCACACCCGGAATGGAGCCCCGCGGCTATTCAATCCGCCATGATGACAACAGCAAACCATCTCGATAGCACCAAACAACCCATCAAAGACCAGGCCTTCGACCGAGTTGCTTCGCCACTTGGCATCGGGTCGGGGCAGGTAGACCCGAACCGTGCGCTTGATCCGGGCCTCATATACGACTCGTCACCGCAAGATTTGGCGAATCTTGTTTGCTCGATGAACTACACTCGCGAGCAGATTCGGGCCATCATACGATCGAGCTACAATTGCTCGAACCCGTCGTCGGACCTCAACTACCCCTCATTCATTGCCCTCTTCAACTTCGACCAAAGAGGACTGACACTCACCAAAACATTCAAGCGGACTGTCACCAATGTGGGAAACGGTGCAGCCACGTATAGAATGAAACTCGAAAAACCAGAGAATGCGACGGTGAGGGTATCGCCGACAACTCTGGTATTCAGGAAGAAATATGCGAAGCAGAGCTATTCCTTGAGCATTCGTTTTACGGGCGACATTGATTCCACGTACAGACAGGGCTCGCTGACCTGGATTGAAGACACCGGAAAGTATACAGTCAGAAGTCCGATTGTGATTTCGGGCGGAGTTGATAATTACGGCTAG
- the LOC130998402 gene encoding subtilisin-like protease SBT3 produces MKLPISVSLILFTFLLWSDHASSKRSTYIVHMDKSCMPKAFSSHHYWYASLLKSTKSAWLDDADIPKSKLIYTYNHAFHGFSALLSGDEVEALKKSAGFISAYKDDIVTPDTTHSSNFLGLTGAAGLWPASNYGKDVIIGVVDSGIWPESPSFRDDGMTEIPASWKGICDGGEDFNSSLCNRKIIGARYFNKGYEAENAGRTRNSARDDDGHGTHVASIAAGNIVDGVSFFGYAPGTARGVAPRARLAVYKVLWGGGVSSDLLAGIDQAVADNVDIISASISSRSINLYENPIAIASFGAREKGIMVCLSAGNRGTRGIRSLFSGIPWAVVVASGTIDRWFAGTLTLGNGKTITGWTTFPASATLRNLQLVYNQTSSTCSRAEFLAEAPSNSIFICNLTRYSNYVLSTVFSYQADSNVRATIAITEEPEDYDTSSFPEPAIAIRSAQGRDVINYASTSDSPTATIDFQQTILGTGPRAAPILSLTSSRGPARTYERILKPDLMAPGVLILAAYNPHSTASQIGRNIQLSSPYTLLSGTSMACPHISGIAALLKAAHPDWSPAAIQSAMMTTANPLDSNNQPIREQDNLVASPLGIGSGQVDPNRALDPGLVYDASVQELVNLVCSMNFTRNQTQTIIRSSYSCSNPSSDLNYPSFVALIHEAEIGRMLTRRFRRSVTNVGNGAATYKVTVEVPANTTAIVEPQTLVFRKKNETKRYSLTIRYKADIEVQHREGAVIWTDETGKYRVRSPIMVSAAIDNFQ; encoded by the coding sequence ATGAAGCTTCCTATTTCAGTTTCTCTTATTCTCTTCACATTTCTTCTTTGGTCTGATCATGCTTCATCGAAAAGATCCACTTACATTGTCCACATGGACAAGTCCTGCATGCCCAAAGCATTTTCCAGTCACCATTATTGGTATGCTTCCCTTCTTAAATCTACCAAATCTGCATGGCTTGATGACGCTGATATACCCAAGTCGAAACTTATCTACACCTACAACCATGCCTTCCATGGATTCAGCGCATTGCTGTCCGGAGATGAAGTCGAAGCCTTGAAGAAATCAGCTGGCTTCATTTCCGCCTACAAAGATGATATTGTGACGCCAGACACCACACACTCCTCCAACTTCCTTGGTCTCACCGGTGCTGCAGGCCTTTGGCCGGCATCCAATTACGGCAAAGACGTCATAATCGGCGTTGTCGACTCCGGCATCTGGCCGGAGAGTCCGAGCTTCAGAGACGATGGAATGACTGAGATCCCCGCTAGCTGGAAGGGGATTTGCGATGGCGGTGAAGATTTCAATTCATCACTATGCAACAGGAAAATCATTGGAGCCAGATACTTCAATAAAGGATATGAAGCTGAGAATGCAGGTCGCACCAGGAATTCAGCAAGGGACGATGATGGACATGGCACCCATGTCGCGTCTATTGCTGCCGGAAACATTGTGGATGGAGTTTCCTTCTTCGGTTACGCCCCTGGAACTGCGAGGGGAGTGGCTCCACGAGCCAGGCTGGCGGTTTACAAGGTCCTCTGGGGCGGTGGCGTATCATCGGATTTGCTGGCGGGAATCGATCAGGCCGTAGCTGACAATGTCGATATAATCTCCGCTTCTATAAGCAGTCGTTCAATTAATCTGTATGAGAATCCTATCGCCATAGCCAGTTTTGGTGCGAGGGAGAAGGGAATCATGGTTTGTCTGTCGGCAGGGAATCGCGGGACGCGTGGTATTAGGTCTTTATTTTCAGGAATCCCATGGGCTGTGGTTGTGGCTTCAGGTACCATTGATCGGTGGTTCGCAGGGACTTTAACTCTCGGCAACGGAaaaaccatcacaggatggaccACTTTTCCAGCAAGTGCCACTCTCCGAAACTTGCAACTTGTTTACAACCAGACCTCATCTACTTGCAGCAGGGCCGAATTCCTGGCAGAGGCCCCTTCCAACAGTATTTTCATATGCAATTTAACACGTTATAGTAATTATGTCCTCTCCACCGTGTTCTCCTACCAAGCTGATTCTAATGTCCGAGCAACTATCGCCATCACTGAAGAGCCCGAGGATTATGACACTAGTTCATTTCCTGAGCCGGCAATTGCAATCCGCTCAGCACAAGGGCGAGATGTGATCAATTACGCATCAACTAGTGATTCTCCGACAGCAACCATCGATTTCCAGCAAACGATTTTAGGGACGGGGCCCAGAGCTGCACCAATCCTATCACTTACCTCATCCAGAGGTCCTGCACGAACTTATGAGCGTATCTTGAAACCTGACTTAATGGCACCAGGAGTGTTGATCCTAGCAGCCTACAATCCTCATAGCACGGCATCACAAATTGGCAGAAACATACAACTTTCCAGTCCATACACACTTCTCTCGGGGACATCCATGGCATGCCCTCACATCTCTGGAATCGCGGCCCTTCTCAAAGCTGCGCACCCTGATTGGAGCCCCGCAGCCATTCAATCTGCGATGATGACAACTGCCAATCCTCTCGATAGCAACAACCAGCCCATCAGGGAGCAGGATAATTTGGTTGCCTCACCACTAGGCATCGGGTCGGGTCAAGTTGATCCCAACCGGGCGCTTGATCCGGGCCTCGTTTATGATGCTTCTGTACAAGAATTGGTGAATTTGGTGTGCTCCATGAACTTCACTCGCAACCAAACTCAAACAATCATAAGGTCAAGCTACAGTTGCTCCAATCCATCCTCCGACCTCAATTATCCATCGTTCGTGGCTCTTATTCATGAGGCGGAGATTGGGAGGATGTTAACGCGTAGATTCCGGAGAAGCGTGACGAATGTAGGAAACGGTGCAGCCACCTATAAGGTTACGGTGGAAGTACCGGCGAACACCACAGCCATAGTTGAGCCTCAAACTTTAGTGTTTCGCAAGAAAAACGAGACCAAAAGGTATTCCCTTACAATTCGGTATAAAGCTGATATAGAGGTCCAACATAGAGAAGGTGCGGTTATTTGGACCGACGAAACCGGAAAGTATAGAGTGAGAAGCCCAATAATGGTCTCTGCTGCAATTGACAATTTCCAGTAG